The Nitrosomonas cryotolerans ATCC 49181 genome includes a window with the following:
- a CDS encoding YiiX/YebB-like N1pC/P60 family cysteine hydrolase produces MGWIAEFAGHGLARFLTTPVRRNTQVSTTTQEQLAAVLQPADVLLIEGNTRISVPIKYLTQSTWSHAALYIGDALPAREPWQLPLTLIEADLEEGIRGVTLAHYAYMHTRICRAVNLSDEDRRRVVEYAVTRIGQQYDLKNVLDLARYLFPMPPIPTRYRRRMLTLGSGDPTRAICSTLIAQAFQSVHYPILPEVRREWLDNPTYADFYAEIYRVRHHSLLVPRDFDISPFFQIIKPTIVNGFDYHSLTWDDAM; encoded by the coding sequence ATGGGTTGGATAGCTGAATTTGCAGGTCACGGGTTAGCACGTTTCTTAACCACGCCGGTTCGACGCAATACTCAGGTTTCGACGACAACCCAGGAACAGCTTGCTGCAGTACTACAGCCTGCTGATGTTTTGCTTATCGAAGGTAATACGCGTATCAGTGTCCCGATTAAATATCTGACACAATCGACCTGGTCGCACGCTGCGTTATATATTGGCGACGCGCTGCCTGCCCGAGAACCATGGCAACTGCCACTGACGCTGATTGAGGCTGACCTGGAGGAAGGAATACGAGGAGTAACGCTTGCACATTATGCGTATATGCACACTCGAATTTGTCGCGCAGTCAATTTGAGTGACGAGGATCGTAGGCGGGTAGTGGAATATGCCGTTACCCGGATCGGACAACAATATGATCTAAAAAATGTATTAGATCTTGCACGCTACCTTTTCCCAATGCCGCCTATTCCAACACGCTACCGACGACGCATGTTAACGCTCGGTAGCGGGGATCCAACCCGTGCGATTTGCTCTACGTTGATTGCGCAGGCCTTTCAATCAGTGCATTATCCTATTCTGCCTGAGGTTCGGAGAGAATGGCTTGATAACCCCACGTATGCTGATTTTTACGCGGAGATCTATCGAGTTCGTCACCACAGTCTACTTGTGCCGCGTGATTTTGATATTTCACCTTTTTTTCAGATTATCAAACCAACGATAGTGAATGGCTTCGATTACCATTCACTGACATGGGATGATGCAATGTAA
- a CDS encoding nuclear transport factor 2 family protein: MNAAKCVDLAKTYVALSNSHNLQHIALMFIDEATYHSSYSGELKGSPAINEMMVSFFSRFPDVHWDVPEYRITGDLSVEFEFTMNATDATSRKRVERRGLEQINFTADGLISHIAVHKPNKE; the protein is encoded by the coding sequence ATGAATGCAGCAAAATGTGTCGATCTAGCAAAAACCTATGTTGCTCTGTCAAATAGTCACAATCTGCAACATATCGCACTGATGTTTATTGATGAAGCGACCTATCATTCCTCCTATTCCGGTGAACTTAAAGGAAGTCCTGCCATCAATGAAATGATGGTCAGTTTTTTCTCTCGCTTTCCGGATGTACATTGGGATGTACCGGAATATCGGATCACCGGAGATCTGAGTGTCGAATTTGAGTTCACCATGAATGCAACAGATGCCACATCCAGAAAGCGCGTCGAACGGCGAGGCTTGGAACAAATTAATTTTACTGCAGATGGCCTCATCAGCCATATCGCTGTGCATAAGCCGAATAAAGAATAA
- the yaaA gene encoding peroxide stress protein YaaA, translating to MIIVISPAKTLDFETPPAIKEHTLPVFLDCSSELIQQLRRLEPDELGRLMSISSKLATLNSNRYHEWSLPFNMDNAKQSIFAFKGDVYTGLEAASLNTVDIKFAQEHLRILSGLYGVLRPLDLIQAYRLEMGTSFKNNRGSNLYEFWGHRITESLNQNLKNEQNPTVINLASNEYFKSIKTDQLNARIITPIFKDNKNGTYKIISFFAKKARGLMSRYIIQHQLTDPEDIKAFDYSGYHFNKHTSTDNEWIFTREDIKMNHSNLH from the coding sequence ATGATTATTGTTATTTCACCTGCCAAAACACTGGACTTCGAAACACCGCCCGCTATCAAAGAGCACACCTTACCGGTCTTTCTGGATTGTTCGTCGGAACTCATTCAGCAGCTCAGAAGATTAGAACCGGATGAGCTCGGTCGCTTGATGAGCATCAGCTCAAAACTGGCCACCTTGAATTCAAATCGCTATCACGAATGGTCTTTACCATTTAACATGGATAACGCAAAACAATCCATATTCGCTTTTAAAGGTGACGTCTATACCGGTCTTGAGGCAGCCTCTTTGAATACCGTTGATATCAAATTTGCCCAAGAACATCTGCGCATTCTTTCCGGACTATATGGGGTATTGCGCCCGTTAGATCTTATTCAAGCCTATCGACTAGAAATGGGTACGTCGTTTAAAAATAATCGAGGCAGTAATCTATATGAATTCTGGGGCCATCGCATTACCGAATCACTGAACCAGAATTTGAAAAATGAGCAAAATCCTACAGTAATAAATCTGGCCTCTAATGAATATTTCAAATCGATAAAGACCGATCAGTTAAACGCCAGAATCATTACGCCCATTTTTAAAGATAATAAAAATGGCACTTATAAAATTATCAGTTTCTTTGCCAAAAAAGCGCGGGGCCTAATGAGCCGCTATATTATCCAGCACCAACTAACAGATCCTGAAGATATCAAGGCATTTGATTATTCAGGCTATCATTTTAATAAACACACCAGCACCGACAATGAATGGATCTTTACCCGAGAAGATATCAAGATGAATCATAGTAATTTACATTAG
- the mfd gene encoding transcription-repair coupling factor, giving the protein MQLKLIPPAPGAISRYAGFDGSSDSLALAQLAQQAKPITIITANALDAQRLLEEIPFFAADLRIHLLPDWETLPYDTFSPHQDLISERLATFYQVMSGNCDVLIMPLTTALYRVLPPAYLAAYIFFLKQGDQLDLDGLRSQLTLGGYSHVTQVLSPGEYSVRGGLIDLFPMGSPLPYRIDLLDNEIETIRTFDADTQRSIYPVNEIRLLPAREFPLDEAGRTCFRSKFREQFEGDPSKSRIYKDVSKGTASAGIEYYLPLFYEQTATVFDYLPQDTLICLHQDIRPVIKDFWQDTQSRYQLLRGDSDRPLLPPETLFLPSDLFFSKLKPYARIEMLSDPQAQDIKCIAEKIIRPLPSIQVNRHADNPLEKLAAFMAAFTQSNGRILLLAESMGRRELIAEYLNQHHLYPDNCADYTQFLASTQPFMLSVAPLHNGFILDQAQIAFITESELYATHLHGRRERESRKTTSTDTLLRDLSEIKPGDPVVHEQHGIGRYLGLVSMDMGEGDNGALSEFLILEYHGGDKLYVPVSQLSLIGRYSGASPESAPLHKLGSNQWDKAKRKAMQQVRDTAAELLNLYAQRATRKGHAFGFSQHDYDAFTEGFGFEETADQAAAIKAVIADLTSDKPMDRLICGDVGFGKTEVALRAAFMAAADGKQVAVLVPTTLLAEQHFQNFSDRFSLIADQWPIKITELSRFRSAKEQTQALAELAKGEIDIIIGTHKLIQKSVKFKNLGLLIIDEEHRFGVRQKEQLKKFRSEVDILTLTATPIPRTLAMSLEGLRDFSVIATAPQRRLAIKTFVNRFSMGTIREACLRELKRGGQIYFLHNEVNTIQLMYEKLTQLLPEARINVAHGQMRERELEHVMRDFYQQRFSILLCTTIIETGIDIPSANTIIINQANKFGLAQLHQLRGRVGRSHHQAYAYLLTPEEEALGAQAKKRLEAIQTMEELGSGFFLAMHDLEIRGAGSVLSESQSGEMQEVGFHLYSTMLDSAIKSLQAGQEPDIQHPLGVATEINLHVPALLPDNYCHDVHERLVLYKRMANCVDDEQLDDMQRELIDRFGLFPDPAKALLNCHRLRIAAKPLGIIRIDASTDHIQIHFIPNPPIDPVRIIQLIQSNREYVLSGPDRLKIQAQIPSVTERVARIQNLIHTLST; this is encoded by the coding sequence ATGCAATTAAAGCTTATACCTCCTGCTCCCGGCGCCATTTCACGTTATGCTGGATTTGATGGCTCCAGTGATTCGCTGGCACTTGCCCAATTGGCACAACAGGCGAAACCGATCACTATCATTACAGCAAATGCACTGGATGCGCAAAGATTGCTGGAAGAAATTCCTTTCTTTGCAGCGGATCTAAGAATCCACCTATTACCCGATTGGGAAACGCTGCCTTACGATACGTTTTCTCCCCATCAGGATCTGATTTCAGAGCGGCTCGCTACGTTCTATCAGGTCATGAGCGGAAATTGCGATGTCCTGATCATGCCACTCACCACCGCACTGTACCGCGTATTACCGCCGGCATATCTTGCGGCATATATCTTTTTTCTGAAACAGGGCGACCAGCTCGATTTAGATGGACTCCGCAGCCAGTTAACACTGGGCGGCTATTCGCACGTCACACAGGTACTTTCACCGGGAGAGTATAGTGTTCGCGGTGGACTCATCGATCTATTCCCCATGGGTAGCCCGCTGCCCTACCGCATCGATTTACTGGATAACGAAATAGAAACGATACGCACTTTTGATGCGGATACACAACGCAGCATCTATCCTGTTAATGAAATACGGTTACTGCCCGCCCGCGAGTTTCCTCTGGATGAGGCTGGACGCACTTGTTTTCGTAGTAAATTCCGTGAACAATTTGAGGGCGATCCATCAAAGAGCCGCATATACAAGGATGTTAGTAAAGGGACGGCGTCCGCAGGGATTGAATACTATCTCCCCCTGTTTTATGAACAGACAGCCACCGTATTTGACTATTTACCACAAGATACGCTGATTTGTTTGCACCAGGATATCCGGCCGGTAATAAAAGATTTCTGGCAGGATACTCAATCACGCTATCAGTTACTTCGGGGTGATAGCGATCGTCCATTATTACCACCAGAAACCTTGTTTCTTCCTAGTGATCTCTTTTTCAGCAAATTAAAGCCTTATGCACGCATTGAAATGCTGTCTGATCCACAAGCACAGGATATAAAATGTATTGCGGAAAAAATAATCCGTCCACTGCCTTCTATTCAGGTTAATCGGCATGCTGATAATCCTTTAGAAAAACTCGCTGCATTTATGGCTGCGTTTACTCAGTCTAATGGGCGAATTCTATTGTTAGCGGAAAGCATGGGGCGGCGTGAATTAATCGCTGAATACCTGAACCAGCATCATTTATACCCAGATAATTGTGCTGATTACACGCAATTCCTGGCCAGCACACAGCCTTTTATGCTGAGTGTTGCGCCACTGCATAACGGCTTTATCCTTGATCAAGCGCAGATTGCTTTTATAACCGAAAGCGAGCTGTACGCCACGCATCTACATGGACGACGTGAGCGCGAATCTCGCAAAACAACGTCGACAGATACCCTGTTACGTGATCTATCCGAAATCAAACCCGGTGATCCAGTCGTACATGAACAGCACGGCATCGGCCGTTATTTGGGTCTGGTCAGCATGGATATGGGAGAAGGAGACAATGGCGCACTCAGTGAATTTCTCATTTTAGAATACCATGGCGGAGATAAGTTATATGTGCCCGTTTCACAACTATCCCTGATCGGACGATATAGCGGCGCTTCTCCTGAGTCTGCGCCACTGCATAAATTAGGCAGCAACCAATGGGATAAAGCCAAACGCAAGGCCATGCAGCAAGTTCGCGATACGGCAGCCGAACTACTCAATCTTTATGCTCAACGAGCTACCCGCAAAGGGCACGCCTTTGGCTTCAGTCAGCATGATTACGATGCTTTTACTGAAGGCTTTGGCTTTGAAGAAACAGCGGATCAAGCCGCAGCGATCAAGGCGGTAATCGCTGATCTGACATCAGACAAACCCATGGATCGCCTAATCTGCGGCGACGTGGGATTCGGTAAAACGGAGGTCGCATTGCGCGCAGCTTTTATGGCTGCTGCAGATGGCAAACAAGTAGCCGTGCTAGTTCCAACTACGCTCCTGGCTGAACAGCATTTTCAAAATTTCTCCGATCGCTTTAGTCTGATTGCAGATCAGTGGCCGATAAAAATTACAGAGCTCTCACGCTTTCGTTCAGCCAAAGAACAAACCCAGGCACTAGCAGAACTGGCTAAGGGAGAAATTGATATTATCATTGGCACCCATAAGTTGATTCAGAAAAGTGTCAAGTTCAAGAATCTGGGTTTGCTCATTATTGACGAAGAACATCGGTTTGGTGTGCGTCAAAAGGAGCAGTTAAAAAAATTCCGCTCAGAAGTGGATATTCTCACGCTCACCGCCACACCGATTCCCCGCACATTAGCCATGTCACTGGAAGGTTTACGGGATTTCTCTGTGATTGCCACAGCACCACAACGCCGACTCGCCATCAAAACTTTTGTCAACCGCTTTTCGATGGGGACTATTCGTGAAGCCTGTTTACGTGAATTAAAGCGCGGGGGACAAATTTATTTCTTACATAATGAAGTCAATACGATTCAACTCATGTATGAGAAACTGACTCAACTGTTACCAGAAGCACGTATCAATGTCGCGCACGGGCAAATGCGTGAACGTGAACTGGAACATGTAATGCGGGATTTTTATCAACAACGCTTTAGTATTCTATTGTGCACCACGATCATTGAAACCGGTATTGATATCCCCAGCGCTAACACCATTATCATCAATCAGGCCAATAAATTTGGCCTGGCTCAATTACATCAGCTGCGAGGTCGAGTCGGTCGTTCTCACCATCAGGCATACGCATACCTTCTAACACCCGAAGAAGAGGCACTGGGCGCACAAGCCAAAAAACGACTCGAGGCCATTCAAACCATGGAAGAACTGGGTTCAGGATTCTTTCTGGCCATGCACGATTTGGAAATTCGCGGCGCCGGGTCAGTACTCAGTGAATCCCAAAGCGGAGAAATGCAGGAAGTGGGCTTCCATCTTTACAGTACTATGCTCGATTCTGCCATTAAATCATTGCAAGCAGGACAGGAACCCGACATACAGCATCCGCTGGGTGTCGCAACCGAGATTAATTTGCATGTTCCTGCGCTACTGCCCGATAATTACTGTCATGACGTACATGAACGTTTGGTCTTATATAAACGAATGGCAAATTGTGTCGATGATGAGCAACTCGATGACATGCAACGCGAATTAATCGATCGCTTTGGCCTATTCCCTGATCCGGCCAAGGCATTGTTAAATTGTCATCGCCTGCGTATTGCAGCTAAGCCGCTGGGCATTATACGTATTGATGCCAGCACAGATCATATTCAGATTCATTTCATACCGAATCCACCCATCGACCCCGTCAGGATTATCCAACTAATCCAGAGTAATCGTGAATATGTTCTGTCTGGCCCTGATCGCCTGAAAATCCAGGCACAAATTCCATCAGTGACCGAACGGGTGGCACGAATACAGAACTTAATTCATACGCTCAGCACGTAA
- the nirK gene encoding copper-containing nitrite reductase translates to MKKLIMCFAFYLVSFSSVSYADEEALSYIANVGTQSNLQDLERVQQDLVAPPFLPKHQQAYSGKPRIIEMEMVIEEKEIEIEPNVFVQAMTFNGTNPGPMMVVHEGDYVELTLKNPSTNMLLHNIDFHASTGALGGGALTKVSPGEQVTLRFKAEMPGTYVYHCAPGGFMTPYHVVSGMYGALMILPKDGLKDHKGNKIVYDRAYYIGEQGWYIPKDKNGNYKRYSNAVEPYTDTLTVMRGLVPTHVTYNGKKGALTGENAMKATVGETVLFIHSQANEDSRIHLIGGHGDLVWPGGSFMNTPTVDRETWHVNGGEAVAAIYTFKQPGLYAYLNHDLIQAFMLGGEAHVEVKGKWNNDLMEQVSKPGPIKTN, encoded by the coding sequence ATGAAAAAATTAATCATGTGTTTTGCTTTCTATCTCGTGTCATTTTCATCGGTTTCATATGCTGATGAGGAAGCATTATCTTATATTGCTAATGTAGGCACCCAGTCAAACTTACAAGACCTGGAGAGAGTACAGCAAGATTTAGTTGCGCCGCCCTTTTTACCGAAGCATCAACAAGCTTATTCCGGGAAGCCTAGAATCATCGAAATGGAAATGGTGATTGAGGAAAAAGAAATAGAAATTGAACCCAATGTTTTTGTTCAAGCGATGACTTTTAATGGTACTAATCCTGGCCCAATGATGGTGGTGCATGAGGGTGACTATGTTGAGTTAACGCTTAAAAACCCTAGCACAAACATGCTCTTACATAATATTGATTTTCATGCCTCAACGGGGGCACTAGGCGGTGGTGCGTTAACCAAGGTGTCGCCAGGAGAGCAAGTCACATTGCGCTTTAAAGCTGAGATGCCGGGCACTTATGTTTATCACTGTGCGCCAGGAGGATTTATGACTCCTTATCATGTTGTTTCAGGTATGTATGGTGCGCTCATGATATTACCAAAAGATGGCTTAAAAGATCATAAGGGAAATAAGATTGTTTATGATAGGGCTTATTATATTGGTGAACAGGGCTGGTACATTCCAAAGGACAAAAATGGAAACTACAAACGATATTCAAATGCAGTAGAGCCTTATACTGATACTTTAACCGTTATGCGCGGGCTCGTTCCGACACATGTAACTTACAACGGGAAAAAAGGTGCTTTAACTGGCGAAAATGCAATGAAGGCCACGGTTGGTGAAACTGTCTTGTTTATTCATTCGCAAGCTAATGAAGATTCTCGTATCCATTTAATAGGGGGACATGGCGATTTAGTCTGGCCTGGCGGCTCTTTTATGAATACACCCACGGTTGACAGAGAAACCTGGCATGTCAATGGCGGTGAAGCAGTGGCCGCTATTTACACATTTAAGCAGCCAGGTCTTTATGCTTATCTCAATCATGATTTGATTCAAGCATTTATGCTTGGCGGCGAAGCTCATGTGGAAGTAAAGGGCAAATGGAATAATGATTTAATGGAGCAAGTTTCAAAGCCCGGTCCTATTAAAACTAATTGA
- a CDS encoding putative quinol monooxygenase — protein MFKPDTCCTLVPYFEVQESQLPEFKALGSQFVTRTQAEPGCMHYAFSFNGSIAHCREGYENAEAVLAHLENVSVLLDEALKIAKIIRLEVHAPTSEVVKLREPLASLNPQFFVLEEGIRRASEA, from the coding sequence ATGTTCAAACCAGACACCTGCTGCACCTTGGTCCCGTATTTCGAAGTACAGGAAAGTCAGCTTCCAGAATTCAAGGCTCTTGGTTCTCAGTTCGTCACCCGGACACAGGCTGAGCCCGGATGCATGCACTATGCATTCTCGTTTAATGGGAGCATCGCCCACTGTCGAGAGGGTTACGAGAATGCAGAAGCCGTCCTTGCCCACCTGGAGAATGTTAGCGTTTTGCTTGATGAAGCCCTTAAGATTGCGAAAATTATCCGGCTCGAGGTGCATGCGCCGACGTCTGAAGTCGTGAAGCTTCGGGAACCCCTGGCATCTTTGAATCCACAGTTCTTTGTTCTAGAAGAGGGCATCCGCAGAGCGAGCGAGGCTTAA
- a CDS encoding IS5 family transposase, which yields MNAIFYLLQSGCQWDMLPGDFPPWQTVYRYFRGWIRDGTWNHIHDTLYRSIRDLEGRKESPTLATIDAQSVKTGPDARGDIGFDAGKNVKGRKRHIVVDILGMILKADVHSAGIQDRDGAILALDKITGRFPFIEKVVADGAYAGPIAQSNSPRPIEIVKRSDQVKGFVVLPKRRIVERTFPYFYCLRKIVLDSVNLCIHLARVSGDNSYTLAT from the coding sequence ATGAACGCTATTTTCTACCTTTTGCAATCAGGCTGCCAATGGGACATGCTTCCCGGTGATTTTCCGCCGTGGCAGACGGTTTACCGATATTTTCGGGGCTGGATAAGGGACGGGACATGGAACCACATTCACGATACCCTGTACCGTTCCATTCGTGATCTGGAAGGGCGGAAAGAAAGCCCGACGCTGGCGACCATCGACGCGCAATCCGTCAAGACCGGTCCCGACGCGCGGGGCGATATCGGCTTTGATGCGGGCAAGAATGTCAAAGGCCGCAAACGCCATATTGTCGTCGATATTTTGGGTATGATCCTGAAAGCCGATGTCCACTCCGCCGGAATACAGGATCGAGACGGCGCGATTCTGGCGCTGGATAAAATCACGGGACGATTTCCATTTATCGAAAAGGTTGTCGCCGATGGCGCTTACGCCGGACCCATAGCCCAGAGCAACAGTCCCAGACCCATCGAAATCGTCAAACGTTCCGATCAGGTCAAAGGCTTCGTCGTCCTGCCGAAACGACGGATCGTCGAACGCACCTTCCCATATTTCTACTGCCTGCGCAAAATAGTCTTAGACTCCGTAAATCTTTGTATCCATTTAGCTCGCGTATCTGGCGACAATTCGTACACCTTAGCGACGTAA
- a CDS encoding MgtC/SapB family protein, translating to MNIDFLQGGGLESLPQFATSLAIGLLIGLVRERNPAAKAGLRTFSLVALFGTLAAMLSEKTDAPSLLLGGLLIVGLMTIAAYFHAKDEINDPGTTTVAAIIMCYGLGATIWYGDTTLAIMLAIITATLLYFKTELHGISQNIERRDVVSILQFSVLTFIILPILPDKSYGPYQAINPYHIWLMVVLISGVSLAGYIALRLFGQRYGAVLLGLFGGLVSSTATTLVYSRRSKYKQDFVQLAVVVILIANLMVLIRLALVSAVVSPAILPVLLPVLGCGLIFGLGITVYWWYKLNQQNTIPIPEINNPTEIHTATSFGLLYAVVLSFAAWLSDIAGSSGLYMVALISGMTDVDAITLTSLRLFGLDKLEATETVTAISIGILSNMGFKLGLIFFMGNPLLARQCTFGMIATGIGIGLALLLFN from the coding sequence GTGAACATTGACTTCTTGCAGGGTGGAGGCCTGGAGTCATTACCTCAATTCGCTACCAGCCTCGCAATTGGTCTTCTAATTGGCCTGGTGCGCGAACGTAATCCAGCCGCTAAAGCCGGCCTGCGTACCTTTTCCCTGGTTGCATTATTCGGCACACTGGCCGCCATGTTATCCGAGAAAACCGATGCCCCATCGTTATTGCTGGGAGGTTTACTCATTGTGGGCTTGATGACCATCGCCGCTTACTTTCATGCAAAAGATGAAATCAATGATCCAGGTACGACAACCGTAGCAGCCATTATCATGTGTTATGGATTAGGTGCAACAATCTGGTATGGCGATACCACGCTGGCCATTATGCTGGCGATTATCACGGCCACCCTGTTGTATTTTAAAACCGAGCTGCACGGAATTAGCCAAAACATTGAGCGGCGGGATGTGGTTTCCATTCTCCAGTTCTCCGTCCTTACTTTTATTATCCTGCCCATATTACCCGACAAAAGCTATGGCCCTTACCAGGCCATTAATCCTTATCATATCTGGCTCATGGTTGTACTGATCTCTGGCGTCAGTCTGGCTGGCTACATTGCATTAAGGCTCTTCGGCCAACGTTATGGGGCCGTACTATTGGGCCTATTCGGCGGACTCGTCTCCAGCACGGCCACAACCCTGGTGTATTCACGTCGCAGCAAATATAAACAGGACTTTGTTCAGCTTGCCGTTGTCGTTATCCTCATTGCCAATCTCATGGTACTTATCCGGCTGGCGCTGGTCAGCGCAGTTGTCTCTCCGGCCATATTGCCCGTGCTATTACCGGTGCTCGGCTGTGGCCTGATCTTCGGATTGGGGATAACCGTTTACTGGTGGTATAAATTAAATCAACAAAATACAATACCCATACCAGAAATCAATAACCCAACCGAGATTCATACTGCAACAAGTTTTGGTCTACTCTACGCCGTTGTACTGTCTTTTGCCGCCTGGCTGTCAGATATCGCGGGTAGTAGTGGACTCTATATGGTCGCGTTGATTTCCGGAATGACTGACGTAGACGCCATTACGCTGACAAGCCTGCGCCTGTTCGGATTGGACAAACTAGAAGCCACTGAAACAGTCACCGCCATTTCTATAGGCATATTATCCAATATGGGTTTTAAGTTGGGATTGATATTTTTCATGGGTAATCCGTTACTGGCCAGACAATGCACTTTCGGTATGATTGCGACAGGCATTGGCATAGGGTTGGCACTATTACTTTTCAACTAA
- the recJ gene encoding single-stranded-DNA-specific exonuclease RecJ, producing the protein MAKITVRNYSSQAFNILSQSGLPPVLARIYAARGIEETHQLETELSCLLPFDQFKNIIPMAASLADAILAKKRLLIIADYDSDGATACTVGMRVLRKLGATVDYLVPNRFEYGYGLTPEIVQLAHTTKQPDILITVDNGIASIAGVRTANQLGMQVFVTDHHLPGDELPDAAAIMNPNQPGCHFPSKNIAGVGVIFYLMLALRAELRKRGVFMTTSTHNTSHQSGAIKEPNLASLLDLVALGTVADVVKLDDNNRILVQQGLQRIRKGRACAGINALLKITRRDYHQTSAYELGFVLGPRLNAAGRLDDMSLGIECLITDDETHATHLAQQLDELNSQRREIESDMQESALQMLAAIIEKQHANIDTSYSLCLFDPEWHQGVIGILASRIKDQFHRPVITFAPGNGGELKGSGRSIGGFHLRDALDLVSKRHPELILKFGGHAAAAGLTINSDNFEQFREAFEQAAQALLTPADLTRVIETDGQLDETEICLELAHTLTQQVWGQGFPPPTFNASFYVEEQRIVGEKHLKLKLRKCSLEEEQFQTSVQSSDLYDAILFAHSDPLPEIIDAVYRLQINQFRGNTTLQIQIDHWSQSERWPTTQ; encoded by the coding sequence ATGGCTAAAATTACTGTCCGCAATTATTCTTCACAAGCTTTTAATATACTTAGCCAATCCGGACTGCCGCCTGTATTAGCCCGCATCTACGCAGCGCGGGGAATTGAAGAAACGCACCAACTTGAAACAGAGCTATCGTGCTTGCTTCCATTTGATCAATTTAAGAATATTATTCCAATGGCCGCATCACTCGCTGATGCCATTCTCGCAAAAAAACGGCTATTAATTATAGCCGACTACGACTCTGACGGCGCAACGGCTTGTACTGTCGGAATGCGTGTGTTACGAAAACTGGGTGCCACCGTTGACTATCTGGTTCCAAATCGTTTTGAATATGGCTATGGATTAACACCTGAGATTGTGCAGCTGGCTCATACGACCAAACAACCCGATATTCTCATCACCGTTGATAATGGCATCGCCAGCATAGCGGGCGTGCGCACAGCCAATCAGTTAGGCATGCAGGTATTTGTTACCGACCATCACCTGCCAGGAGACGAATTACCGGACGCAGCCGCGATTATGAATCCTAATCAACCGGGCTGTCATTTTCCCAGTAAAAATATAGCCGGTGTCGGCGTCATTTTCTATTTAATGCTGGCACTACGCGCAGAGCTACGCAAGCGCGGCGTATTCATGACGACCTCAACACACAATACAAGCCATCAATCCGGAGCCATAAAAGAACCTAACCTGGCCAGTTTATTGGATTTGGTCGCCCTGGGAACGGTCGCCGATGTGGTCAAACTCGATGATAATAATCGCATCCTGGTACAGCAAGGTTTGCAACGTATTCGAAAAGGCCGCGCCTGTGCGGGCATTAACGCCCTGTTAAAAATAACACGACGGGATTATCATCAAACATCTGCCTACGAACTGGGTTTTGTGCTGGGTCCCAGACTGAACGCCGCCGGGCGGCTAGACGATATGTCCCTGGGTATCGAATGCCTCATTACCGATGATGAAACACACGCCACGCATCTGGCACAACAACTCGATGAACTCAATAGCCAGCGCCGTGAAATTGAATCTGACATGCAGGAAAGCGCACTGCAGATGCTTGCAGCCATTATCGAAAAACAGCATGCGAACATAGACACATCGTACAGTCTCTGTCTGTTTGATCCGGAATGGCATCAGGGCGTCATCGGAATACTGGCATCCCGCATCAAAGATCAGTTTCATCGTCCAGTCATCACTTTCGCACCCGGCAATGGGGGTGAGCTCAAAGGCTCAGGGCGTTCGATTGGCGGATTCCATTTACGTGATGCATTAGATCTGGTTTCCAAACGCCATCCCGAGTTGATACTCAAGTTTGGCGGGCATGCAGCAGCAGCTGGCTTGACCATCAATAGCGATAATTTTGAACAATTCCGCGAGGCTTTCGAACAAGCCGCACAGGCGTTACTCACGCCGGCCGACCTGACACGCGTTATCGAAACCGACGGCCAACTCGATGAGACCGAAATCTGCTTGGAACTGGCGCATACTCTGACACAACAAGTATGGGGGCAAGGTTTCCCCCCGCCAACATTCAATGCATCTTTTTATGTGGAAGAACAACGCATCGTCGGTGAAAAACACCTGAAATTAAAACTTAGAAAATGCAGCCTCGAAGAAGAACAATTTCAGACCTCTGTGCAATCCAGTGATCTCTATGACGCTATTTTATTTGCCCACAGCGATCCGCTGCCAGAAATCATTGACGCAGTCTATCGATTACAAATAAACCAGTTCAGGGGTAACACCACCCTACAGATTCAAATCGATCACTGGTCTCAATCTGAGCGCTGGCCAACAACACAGTGA